A genomic region of Salvelinus alpinus chromosome 12, SLU_Salpinus.1, whole genome shotgun sequence contains the following coding sequences:
- the LOC139536582 gene encoding beta-1,4 N-acetylgalactosaminyltransferase 1-like isoform X1: protein MADRRRLLSEWIQAVGMRSLRKTVLLAIVASVVLVVALLHSWPTRAYTTVDVWQRPGPAVERHLEERFPEPDHRSANIPYRVKESIAGLLARNGCVCEGESGGMNLPFAQLLFPRVSAHPMHTAFEASELEEMKKRRAKEYQGFQMRSQTPADMLIVAEANNPLQYPTQGMEVRPLKTILIPGLAVQDHPKELYIVNFTSTLGTLNVAAEVEGVKVKGDGEMHMTLTSSMLSNLNRQLQFVTYTNTLFHPSTADTVQFETEGHQAMFTIKVRHGVTPKLYNTGPKGEYNISALVTIATKTFMRYDKLQGLIDSVRKYYSTVTIVIADDSENPKTVSGPYIEHYIMPFGKGWFAGRNLAVSQVTTKYVLWVDDDFIFTANTKLEKLVDVLERTTLDLVGGAVREATGYTATYRQTISIEPGEEEGDCLHMRRGFHHIIQGFPNCVVTEGVINFFLARTDKIQQVGFDPRLARVAHLEFFIDGLGSLHVGSCDDVIVNHATKIKLPWVSQSESDKTYAKFRYPPASSDATHTKNGLLYFKNRFQCLTHN from the exons ATGGCCGACAGGAGACGTCTTCTCTCTGAGTGGATACAGGCAGTAGG GATGCGTTCCTTAAGGAAGACCGTGTTGTTGGCCATTGTGGCAtctgtggtgttggtggtggccCTCCTCCATTCCTGGCCCACCCGGGCCTACACCACCGTGGATGTCTGGCAGAGACCAGGGCCTGCAGTAGAGAGGCACCTGGAGGAGAGGTTCCCAGAACCAGACCACAGATCTGCCAACATCCCCTATCGCGTGAAGGAGAGTATTGCAGG TCTGTTGGCACgtaatggatgtgtgtgtgaaggtGAGAGTGGGGGCATGAACCTGCCCTTTGCCCAGCTGCTGTTCCCCCGGGTGTCAGCCCACCCCATGCACACTGCATTTGAGGCTTCTGAGCTGGAAGAGATGAAGAAACGAAGGGCAAAGGAGTACCAGGGCTTCCAGATGAG GTCTCAGACTCCTGCAGATATGCTCATCGTGGCCGAGGCCAACAATCCTCTGCAGTACCCAACACAGGGGATGGAAGTACGGCCGCTCAAAACCATCCTCATCCCAG GACTTGCAGTACAAGACCATCCCAAAGAGCTGTACATA gTCAACTTCACCTCTACCCTGGGAACGTTAAACGTGGCAGCAGAGGTTGAGGGGGTAAAGGTCAAAGGTGACGGGGAGATGCACATGACCCTGACCAGCAGCATGCTGTCCAATTTGAACCGGCAGCTACAGTTTGTCACCTATACCAACACACTGTTCCACCCTAGTACAGCAGACACAG TGCAGTTTGAGACAGAGGGTCACCAAGCCATGTTTACTATCAAGGTCCGTCATGGTGTAACTCCAAAACTCTACAACACAGGACCCAAAGGGG AATACAACATCAGTGCCCTTGTTACCATAGCAACCAAAACCTTCATGCGCTATGACAAGCTCCAAGGTCTCATCGACAGTGTGCGAAAATACTATTCCACTGTCACCATAGTAATAGCTGATGACAGTGAAAACCCAAAGACAGTCTCTGGCCCCTACATCGAACATTACATCATGCCATTTGGaaag GGCTGGTTTGCAGGACGGAACCTAGCCGTTTCCCAGGTGACTACCAAGTATGTGCTGTGGGTGGACGATGACTTCATCTTCACGGCCAACACCAAGCTGGAGAAACTGGTGGACGTCCTGGAGAGGACTACCCTGGACCTG GTGGGTGGTGCAGTGCGGGAGGCCACTGGCTATACTGCCACCTACAGGCAGACCATCTCCATTGAgccaggggaggaggagggtgactGCTTGCATATGCGGAGGGGCTTCCACCACATCATCCAGGGCTTTCCAAACTGCGTAGTCACGGAAGGGGTCATCAACTTCTTCCTGGCCCGCACAGACAAAATCCAGCAAGTGGGCTTTGACCCCCGTCTGGCCAGAGTGGCCCACCTGG AGTTTTTCATCGATGGCCTCGGCTCGCTTCACGTGGGATCCTGTGATGATGTCATCGTCAACCACGCCACCAAGATCAAGCTTCCCTGGGTCAGCCAATCAGAGAGTGACAAGACGTATGCCAAGTTCCGCTACCCACCAGCCTCCTCGGATGCCACACACACCAAAAACGGCCTCCTCTATTTCAAGAACCGCTTCCAGTGTTTGACTCACAATTAA
- the LOC139536582 gene encoding beta-1,4 N-acetylgalactosaminyltransferase 1-like isoform X2, translating to MRSLRKTVLLAIVASVVLVVALLHSWPTRAYTTVDVWQRPGPAVERHLEERFPEPDHRSANIPYRVKESIAGLLARNGCVCEGESGGMNLPFAQLLFPRVSAHPMHTAFEASELEEMKKRRAKEYQGFQMRSQTPADMLIVAEANNPLQYPTQGMEVRPLKTILIPGLAVQDHPKELYIVNFTSTLGTLNVAAEVEGVKVKGDGEMHMTLTSSMLSNLNRQLQFVTYTNTLFHPSTADTVQFETEGHQAMFTIKVRHGVTPKLYNTGPKGEYNISALVTIATKTFMRYDKLQGLIDSVRKYYSTVTIVIADDSENPKTVSGPYIEHYIMPFGKGWFAGRNLAVSQVTTKYVLWVDDDFIFTANTKLEKLVDVLERTTLDLVGGAVREATGYTATYRQTISIEPGEEEGDCLHMRRGFHHIIQGFPNCVVTEGVINFFLARTDKIQQVGFDPRLARVAHLEFFIDGLGSLHVGSCDDVIVNHATKIKLPWVSQSESDKTYAKFRYPPASSDATHTKNGLLYFKNRFQCLTHN from the exons ATGCGTTCCTTAAGGAAGACCGTGTTGTTGGCCATTGTGGCAtctgtggtgttggtggtggccCTCCTCCATTCCTGGCCCACCCGGGCCTACACCACCGTGGATGTCTGGCAGAGACCAGGGCCTGCAGTAGAGAGGCACCTGGAGGAGAGGTTCCCAGAACCAGACCACAGATCTGCCAACATCCCCTATCGCGTGAAGGAGAGTATTGCAGG TCTGTTGGCACgtaatggatgtgtgtgtgaaggtGAGAGTGGGGGCATGAACCTGCCCTTTGCCCAGCTGCTGTTCCCCCGGGTGTCAGCCCACCCCATGCACACTGCATTTGAGGCTTCTGAGCTGGAAGAGATGAAGAAACGAAGGGCAAAGGAGTACCAGGGCTTCCAGATGAG GTCTCAGACTCCTGCAGATATGCTCATCGTGGCCGAGGCCAACAATCCTCTGCAGTACCCAACACAGGGGATGGAAGTACGGCCGCTCAAAACCATCCTCATCCCAG GACTTGCAGTACAAGACCATCCCAAAGAGCTGTACATA gTCAACTTCACCTCTACCCTGGGAACGTTAAACGTGGCAGCAGAGGTTGAGGGGGTAAAGGTCAAAGGTGACGGGGAGATGCACATGACCCTGACCAGCAGCATGCTGTCCAATTTGAACCGGCAGCTACAGTTTGTCACCTATACCAACACACTGTTCCACCCTAGTACAGCAGACACAG TGCAGTTTGAGACAGAGGGTCACCAAGCCATGTTTACTATCAAGGTCCGTCATGGTGTAACTCCAAAACTCTACAACACAGGACCCAAAGGGG AATACAACATCAGTGCCCTTGTTACCATAGCAACCAAAACCTTCATGCGCTATGACAAGCTCCAAGGTCTCATCGACAGTGTGCGAAAATACTATTCCACTGTCACCATAGTAATAGCTGATGACAGTGAAAACCCAAAGACAGTCTCTGGCCCCTACATCGAACATTACATCATGCCATTTGGaaag GGCTGGTTTGCAGGACGGAACCTAGCCGTTTCCCAGGTGACTACCAAGTATGTGCTGTGGGTGGACGATGACTTCATCTTCACGGCCAACACCAAGCTGGAGAAACTGGTGGACGTCCTGGAGAGGACTACCCTGGACCTG GTGGGTGGTGCAGTGCGGGAGGCCACTGGCTATACTGCCACCTACAGGCAGACCATCTCCATTGAgccaggggaggaggagggtgactGCTTGCATATGCGGAGGGGCTTCCACCACATCATCCAGGGCTTTCCAAACTGCGTAGTCACGGAAGGGGTCATCAACTTCTTCCTGGCCCGCACAGACAAAATCCAGCAAGTGGGCTTTGACCCCCGTCTGGCCAGAGTGGCCCACCTGG AGTTTTTCATCGATGGCCTCGGCTCGCTTCACGTGGGATCCTGTGATGATGTCATCGTCAACCACGCCACCAAGATCAAGCTTCCCTGGGTCAGCCAATCAGAGAGTGACAAGACGTATGCCAAGTTCCGCTACCCACCAGCCTCCTCGGATGCCACACACACCAAAAACGGCCTCCTCTATTTCAAGAACCGCTTCCAGTGTTTGACTCACAATTAA